A single window of Halobacillus naozhouensis DNA harbors:
- the wecB gene encoding non-hydrolyzing UDP-N-acetylglucosamine 2-epimerase produces the protein MKILTVVGARPQFIKASMVSKILQSYSAIEEIMVHTGQHYDDNMSAIFFQQLNLPKPDYYLGVGSGSHGKQTAAMLSELEKVITTVHPDVVLVYGDTNSTLAGSLAASKLHIPVAHIEAGLRSFNKKMPEEINRMITDHLSEYLFCPSNIAIENLRREGIEKGVYQVGDIMYESVLQFKPYALQQSSILKDLSLSENNYYLATIHRAENTDDPARLTSIFEALQQLEMEVVLPLHPRTKSKIGQFKLTSIISSSSIKLVEPLNYLDMLAIASKARAILTDSGGLQKEAYMLQVPCITLRDETEWEETVKHGWNHLVGSSTKKIVEIVDTLPIPKEHPLLFGDGKTSEKIIEILTKNF, from the coding sequence ATGAAGATTTTAACTGTAGTGGGAGCAAGGCCTCAATTTATCAAGGCCAGTATGGTATCTAAAATCTTACAATCTTATTCAGCCATAGAAGAAATTATGGTACACACCGGCCAACATTATGATGATAATATGTCGGCCATTTTTTTTCAGCAATTGAATCTCCCGAAACCAGATTATTATTTAGGAGTCGGTTCTGGTTCGCATGGGAAACAAACAGCCGCCATGTTAAGTGAACTTGAAAAGGTTATAACTACGGTTCACCCAGATGTTGTACTCGTCTATGGAGATACCAATTCTACTCTTGCTGGAAGCTTGGCGGCATCGAAGCTTCACATTCCGGTAGCCCACATCGAGGCGGGGCTGCGCAGTTTTAACAAAAAAATGCCTGAAGAGATTAATAGAATGATCACGGATCATCTCTCAGAATATTTGTTTTGTCCGTCCAATATAGCTATTGAAAATCTGAGGCGAGAGGGAATTGAAAAGGGAGTTTATCAAGTAGGAGATATTATGTATGAATCTGTTTTACAATTTAAACCCTATGCGTTGCAGCAATCTTCCATCCTAAAGGACTTATCGCTTTCAGAAAACAACTATTATCTGGCCACAATTCACCGCGCTGAAAATACAGATGATCCTGCTCGTTTAACATCTATATTTGAAGCCTTGCAACAATTAGAAATGGAAGTTGTCCTTCCACTGCATCCCAGAACAAAAAGCAAAATTGGCCAATTTAAGTTAACCAGTATAATCTCATCGTCCTCTATTAAGCTAGTCGAGCCATTAAATTATCTTGATATGTTAGCCATTGCTTCCAAGGCGAGAGCGATTTTAACCGACTCTGGAGGTCTGCAAAAAGAGGCTTATATGCTTCAAGTACCTTGTATCACCCTTAGGGATGAAACAGAGTGGGAAGAAACGGTGAAGCATGGCTGGAATCATTTAGTTGGTTCCTCCACAAAGAAAATAGTAGAAATCGTAGACACTCTCCCAATCCCTAAAGAACACCCGCTTCTTTTTGGTGATGGAAAAACTTCAGAAAAAATCATCGAGATTTTGACCAAGAATTTTTGA
- a CDS encoding dTDP-glucose 4,6-dehydratase gives MNSNILIVGGAGFIGSHLADQMLEEGAAQVVIVDSLFVGKKENLDDALSKGAVLHIDDAENQDALHYIMEFHDIDIVFNCATKALNYSFMNPANAYLTNVLVLKNLLELQRKKVFQTLCHFSSSEAYGSAQYEPMDEKHPLVPTTTYAAGKASADLMLQSYVKMFDLDAFIVRPFNNYGPRQNFEGALAGLIPLTIKKIIEGQSPEIHGSGKQTRDFIYVEDTVDIVSEVFLKLAPGDCVNITTDQQLSIEQVVETISDAMKFKGKVLRKSTRKADVNSHRGSASKLQTMVGQYPKTPFKEGIAKTVNWVKDRMTKANNSHP, from the coding sequence ATGAATAGTAACATATTAATTGTTGGGGGAGCTGGCTTTATCGGAAGTCATTTGGCAGATCAGATGCTAGAAGAAGGAGCAGCGCAGGTAGTTATTGTCGACAGCCTCTTCGTTGGGAAGAAGGAGAACTTAGATGATGCCCTGAGTAAGGGAGCAGTACTTCATATAGATGATGCTGAGAATCAAGATGCCCTCCATTACATCATGGAGTTTCATGATATTGATATCGTATTTAACTGTGCTACAAAAGCCTTGAATTACTCGTTTATGAACCCCGCCAATGCATATTTGACCAATGTGCTAGTCTTAAAAAACTTATTAGAACTCCAACGTAAGAAAGTCTTCCAAACCTTATGCCATTTTTCCTCATCAGAAGCGTATGGTTCTGCGCAATACGAACCTATGGATGAGAAGCATCCGCTTGTTCCTACAACGACTTATGCGGCAGGAAAGGCTTCAGCAGATTTAATGCTGCAATCGTATGTGAAAATGTTTGATTTAGATGCCTTTATTGTAAGACCTTTTAACAATTACGGGCCCAGACAAAACTTCGAAGGAGCCCTTGCCGGATTAATCCCGCTCACCATTAAGAAAATCATTGAGGGACAGTCTCCTGAAATACATGGTTCAGGAAAGCAAACAAGAGATTTTATCTATGTAGAAGACACGGTCGATATTGTTTCTGAAGTCTTCTTGAAGCTTGCGCCTGGCGACTGTGTAAACATCACCACTGATCAACAACTATCGATTGAGCAGGTAGTAGAAACGATAAGTGATGCTATGAAATTTAAAGGGAAAGTTTTAAGGAAATCTACTCGAAAAGCTGATGTTAATAGTCATAGAGGATCCGCAAGTAAATTACAAACCATGGTGGGTCAATATCCGAAAACACCGTTTAAAGAGGGTATTGCTAAGACTGTTAATTGGGTGAAAGATCGAATGACTAAAGCAAATAACAGTCATCCGTAA
- a CDS encoding D-glucuronyl C5-epimerase family protein has translation MASEPIEDIKVVKQDQLEASGKKIGNEFYVPMTFLEKGFSLEKVWVERQNMLKVNVTKARSLDINHYDWNGNYLHYDLNKVENWNVSFDHEGIPKTIYSHGTYYNPSTIAQYGLEHYSLYLKNKEESSKNKFFKTAEWFMKTQDHRGGWAYQFDHHYYPERFPPLKAPWYSAIGLGMAMSVLARASHLSGNKKYKKSALSATAIFKIPSRQNGVLAKFESKYLFYEESPTHPPSYILNGFMFSLIGLYDLWKATSDKGTRKLYDEGIASLKRMLPLYDLGNRTAYDLTHYTTDGGYPNVATWGYHVGHIHLLDALHSIEKDPKMNETLSRWKGYLKGVTK, from the coding sequence ATGGCATCAGAACCGATTGAGGATATTAAAGTGGTAAAACAGGATCAGTTAGAAGCCAGTGGTAAGAAAATAGGTAATGAATTTTATGTCCCTATGACATTTCTCGAGAAAGGATTCAGCCTAGAAAAAGTATGGGTGGAGAGGCAGAATATGTTGAAAGTCAATGTCACCAAAGCAAGATCTTTAGACATTAATCATTATGACTGGAATGGTAATTACCTCCACTATGATTTGAATAAGGTTGAGAATTGGAATGTATCGTTCGACCACGAAGGGATTCCTAAAACCATCTACTCTCATGGTACTTACTATAACCCTTCTACAATTGCCCAATATGGGTTGGAGCATTACAGTCTTTATTTAAAGAATAAGGAAGAATCAAGTAAAAACAAATTTTTCAAGACTGCTGAATGGTTTATGAAGACACAGGACCATCGAGGAGGCTGGGCCTATCAGTTTGATCATCATTATTATCCAGAAAGGTTTCCTCCCTTAAAAGCTCCATGGTATTCAGCCATTGGTTTAGGAATGGCTATGTCGGTGTTAGCACGCGCCTCCCATCTTTCAGGAAATAAAAAATATAAGAAAAGTGCCTTGAGTGCTACGGCCATTTTTAAAATTCCTTCCCGTCAAAACGGGGTTCTTGCTAAATTTGAAAGCAAGTATCTCTTTTATGAAGAAAGCCCGACCCATCCTCCTAGCTATATATTAAATGGTTTCATGTTTTCCTTAATCGGGTTGTACGATCTATGGAAGGCTACCAGCGATAAGGGGACTAGAAAGCTCTATGATGAAGGAATTGCTTCATTAAAACGTATGCTCCCTCTATACGATTTAGGAAATCGAACTGCCTATGACCTCACACATTATACTACAGATGGCGGCTACCCTAACGTTGCAACATGGGGATATCATGTCGGCCACATTCATTTACTGGATGCCCTGCATTCAATCGAAAAGGATCCGAAAATGAATGAAACATTATCAAGATGGAAGGGCTATTTAAAAGGTGTAACCAAATAA
- a CDS encoding glycosyltransferase, whose amino-acid sequence MNKKVCFLVTEHPFLDARIYKKEARSLVKQGYEVTMIVPRKNGYLFDIDGRSFRDKFQSQSFNYDGIHIITYEQMHPEKNIKGLLYNLRSGGSKRFNDPLTQLGIAQQADIYHAHEFFSLYCGVGIRRALTAKGHRCKLIYDSHELEPDPLVAQPRNLLKSKQQMLELMLKDVDFVVTVSESIKSWYLDINPRLPVEVIYNSPPLAPSFESNKETRSHLIIAYEGVISKQRGSFNKFLDIIELCNQKFDLRAKIIGGWKDCSQEFSLPQSLKDKVEFTGWINYDSIPSLMRGVDVGWVDLDTEHSLNNRFAMPNKFFSYLNNGVPVLTNQCKDMESFIQTYQCGYNVKKRQATAEDYVQALLFLYSNREKLLQMSRQARAIMESQFSWEHMENRLFTVYDHLSQDL is encoded by the coding sequence ATGAATAAAAAAGTTTGCTTTTTAGTAACAGAACATCCCTTCTTGGATGCGCGTATTTATAAAAAGGAAGCTAGAAGCTTAGTGAAGCAAGGCTATGAGGTCACGATGATTGTTCCGAGAAAAAACGGCTATCTGTTTGACATTGATGGCCGTTCTTTTCGCGATAAATTTCAATCACAATCCTTTAATTATGATGGGATTCACATCATTACGTACGAACAAATGCATCCTGAAAAAAATATTAAAGGTCTCCTTTATAACCTCCGATCCGGGGGCTCCAAGCGATTTAACGACCCACTTACACAGTTAGGTATCGCACAACAAGCAGATATCTATCATGCTCATGAATTTTTCTCCCTTTATTGCGGAGTTGGAATTAGACGGGCTCTAACCGCAAAAGGGCACCGCTGCAAATTGATTTATGACAGCCATGAATTAGAACCCGATCCTTTGGTGGCTCAACCGAGGAATCTCTTGAAAAGCAAACAGCAAATGCTTGAGTTGATGCTAAAAGATGTAGATTTCGTTGTAACCGTATCGGAATCTATTAAATCCTGGTACCTCGACATCAACCCCCGCCTCCCTGTCGAGGTGATCTATAATTCCCCCCCACTGGCACCTTCCTTCGAATCTAATAAAGAGACAAGATCACATCTGATCATTGCCTATGAAGGCGTCATCAGTAAACAGAGAGGCAGCTTCAATAAGTTCCTAGATATCATAGAACTGTGCAATCAAAAGTTCGATTTAAGAGCAAAGATTATTGGCGGCTGGAAAGACTGTAGTCAGGAATTTTCCCTTCCGCAGTCCTTAAAGGATAAGGTGGAATTTACTGGTTGGATAAACTATGATTCAATCCCCTCATTGATGAGGGGAGTAGATGTAGGCTGGGTAGATTTAGACACTGAACATTCGCTTAATAACCGCTTTGCTATGCCAAATAAATTCTTTAGCTACTTAAATAATGGTGTTCCTGTTTTAACGAATCAGTGCAAAGATATGGAAAGCTTTATCCAAACCTACCAATGTGGATACAACGTTAAAAAGCGTCAGGCCACAGCTGAAGATTATGTTCAAGCCCTACTGTTCCTTTATTCTAATCGAGAGAAGCTGCTTCAAATGAGTCGCCAGGCCAGAGCTATAATGGAATCCCAGTTCAGCTGGGAGCACATGGAGAATAGACTTTTTACAGTTTATGATCACCTTTCTCAAGATCTTTAA
- a CDS encoding SDR family NAD(P)-dependent oxidoreductase codes for MELSLKGKKVLITGGSRGIGKAIAAAFKKEGAEVGVTARNQSELLQVKQELGVETYQKDLESDQQREQLIQEFIADFNTIDILVNNAGASHGDKIANTPLEVFGKAMKLNFICAVHLSQLASKQMFHNGRGVIINVASIYGKEAGGVPSYNASKAALISFTKSFSSEAIKDNVRVIGIAPGAIYHPNKEWKRRLERDPDFLKKYGDEKIPAGRLGRPEEIGNVAAFLASDKASWIVGTTISVDGGQSRLNY; via the coding sequence ATGGAGCTGAGTTTAAAAGGAAAAAAAGTGTTGATAACTGGTGGATCAAGAGGGATTGGGAAAGCGATAGCTGCTGCCTTCAAAAAGGAGGGAGCGGAAGTTGGTGTTACAGCTAGAAATCAAAGTGAACTCCTTCAAGTCAAGCAGGAATTAGGTGTAGAAACGTACCAGAAGGATCTGGAGAGTGACCAACAACGAGAGCAGCTCATCCAAGAATTCATAGCTGATTTTAACACCATTGATATCTTAGTTAATAATGCAGGGGCAAGTCATGGAGACAAAATAGCGAACACGCCTCTTGAAGTATTTGGAAAAGCAATGAAGTTAAATTTCATCTGTGCTGTTCATCTAAGTCAGTTAGCCAGTAAGCAAATGTTCCACAATGGGCGGGGAGTCATCATCAACGTGGCCTCTATTTATGGAAAAGAAGCAGGTGGAGTTCCTTCCTATAATGCATCTAAAGCTGCCCTTATTAGTTTTACAAAATCCTTCAGTTCTGAAGCTATCAAAGATAATGTTCGTGTTATAGGAATTGCTCCAGGGGCAATTTATCATCCCAACAAAGAGTGGAAGCGCAGGTTAGAGCGTGACCCAGATTTTTTGAAAAAATATGGAGATGAAAAGATCCCGGCAGGAAGGCTTGGGAGGCCTGAGGAAATTGGCAATGTTGCAGCCTTTCTGGCATCTGATAAAGCTTCATGGATTGTAGGGACCACCATTTCAGTAGATGGCGGGCAGTCCCGCTTAAATTATTAA
- a CDS encoding glycosyltransferase family 4 protein has protein sequence MEILQRAGKKMVVHHHGSDIRLLTAAQKNNPYVQVKPEWTEEKIYNNIASLSKYIDHAIVQDPELEGYISNLYSHTHVIPHTIDVHQFKPQYPNVNQTSPLIVHAPTSRHIKGTEFIVNAVQELQRSGLSFRFKLIEGLSNEEAKNLFAQSDIVIDQLRIGAYGYVSSEAMALGKPVICYIREDLIEKYPAGLPIVNANPDTITSVLGSLIRNPRQRRNTGYKGRMYVIENHMAEKVVSKYIDIYNKL, from the coding sequence ATGGAAATTCTGCAGCGTGCAGGAAAGAAAATGGTCGTACACCACCACGGTTCAGATATCCGCTTGCTTACGGCAGCCCAAAAGAATAATCCTTACGTTCAAGTGAAGCCTGAATGGACAGAAGAAAAAATATATAATAATATAGCTTCCTTATCAAAATATATTGATCACGCGATAGTCCAGGACCCTGAACTAGAAGGATATATTTCAAACTTATATAGTCATACCCATGTGATCCCACATACCATCGACGTACATCAATTTAAGCCACAATATCCGAATGTCAATCAAACTTCTCCCCTTATCGTTCATGCTCCTACCTCACGACATATTAAAGGTACTGAATTCATAGTAAATGCAGTTCAGGAGCTGCAACGTTCAGGATTATCATTTCGATTTAAACTAATTGAAGGATTATCCAATGAGGAAGCTAAAAATCTGTTTGCTCAATCAGATATTGTGATCGACCAGTTGAGAATTGGTGCATATGGCTACGTTAGTTCTGAAGCAATGGCATTAGGGAAACCAGTTATATGCTATATAAGAGAAGATCTTATCGAGAAGTACCCCGCTGGTTTGCCCATTGTAAATGCAAATCCCGATACGATTACTTCTGTGTTAGGAAGCTTAATTAGAAACCCAAGGCAAAGAAGAAATACAGGGTATAAAGGAAGAATGTATGTCATAGAGAACCATATGGCGGAGAAAGTCGTTAGCAAATATATAGACATTTATAATAAACTATAG
- a CDS encoding N-acetyltransferase, translating to MSNIPNSAQLGNNVVIEEDVIIGEHVVIGHNTILLKGTQIGDHVTVGSNCVLGIQPSINQRMRKIAKMDKQLTIESGARIGHVVSIYSGTQIGRNVFIGDHASIRENVSVGEESVVGRAAIVELNTSIGKSCTIQTLAYVTGDTTLEDHVFIGPCVSMSNDKYMGAQDYSLKGPHIKKGAKIGNNASLLPGITVGSNTIIGAGAVVTKDAEDNIVAAGVPAKKINS from the coding sequence ATGTCTAACATTCCTAACAGTGCGCAGCTTGGGAACAACGTAGTCATTGAAGAAGACGTCATAATCGGTGAACATGTAGTGATCGGTCATAATACTATTCTGCTTAAAGGTACCCAAATTGGAGACCATGTCACAGTCGGCAGTAATTGCGTGCTTGGCATACAGCCCAGCATCAATCAGAGAATGCGTAAAATTGCAAAAATGGATAAACAGCTTACGATCGAATCCGGTGCTCGGATCGGCCATGTGGTTTCCATCTATTCAGGTACCCAAATTGGAAGAAACGTGTTTATTGGGGATCATGCAAGTATCAGGGAAAATGTTTCGGTTGGTGAGGAATCAGTGGTGGGAAGAGCTGCGATTGTTGAATTAAACACTAGTATTGGAAAGTCCTGTACCATTCAAACACTGGCCTATGTTACAGGTGATACAACGCTTGAGGATCATGTGTTTATTGGTCCATGTGTATCAATGTCCAATGATAAATACATGGGGGCTCAAGATTATTCCCTGAAAGGTCCGCATATTAAAAAAGGAGCTAAGATTGGAAACAATGCCTCTCTCCTACCAGGGATTACAGTGGGCAGCAATACTATAATCGGTGCGGGAGCTGTGGTCACGAAGGATGCGGAAGATAACATCGTGGCTGCAGGGGTTCCGGCTAAAAAAATAAATTCCTAA
- a CDS encoding Gfo/Idh/MocA family protein yields MKVGVIGTGNMGENHVRTYLSMHEHCQLVGIYDNDHERCHQMAEKYQVTPFQSMNDLLNSVDAVSIAVPTKFHYGIGLTCIQHKVHMLMEKPITSTVHQAKDLVKKAREAGIKLQVGHIELFNPLIQVLKKEVESQEIIAIDFHRMSPYNQRVRNVDVVKDLMIHDLYILREFLDDKVVEFHALGKVMEDTPKHAVVITKSSRGVTAQLTASFKSKRKARTIQILTEDALIEADILNREIKITRMMKENTSECSVTITELIQVDDTIQPLSVELLDFITCIQSDTEPTVSGEDGMKTLVVTNQISDAISRDKS; encoded by the coding sequence ATGAAGGTCGGTGTAATTGGAACAGGGAATATGGGAGAGAATCATGTGCGAACGTATTTGTCGATGCATGAACATTGCCAGCTTGTCGGTATATACGACAACGATCATGAACGTTGTCATCAAATGGCTGAAAAATACCAGGTCACACCATTTCAATCTATGAATGACCTATTAAATTCAGTAGATGCCGTCAGCATTGCTGTGCCGACTAAATTTCATTATGGAATTGGATTAACTTGTATTCAGCACAAGGTGCACATGCTCATGGAAAAACCGATTACGAGTACGGTTCATCAGGCAAAAGATTTGGTTAAGAAAGCCAGGGAAGCAGGGATTAAACTTCAAGTAGGGCATATTGAGCTGTTTAACCCACTCATTCAAGTTCTTAAAAAAGAAGTAGAAAGTCAGGAGATCATTGCGATCGATTTTCATAGAATGAGTCCATACAATCAAAGGGTTAGAAATGTGGATGTTGTAAAAGATTTAATGATTCACGATCTGTATATCCTAAGGGAGTTTCTGGACGATAAAGTAGTGGAATTCCATGCTTTAGGCAAAGTCATGGAAGACACACCAAAACATGCTGTGGTGATCACCAAGTCTTCACGAGGGGTGACAGCCCAGCTTACAGCAAGTTTTAAATCCAAACGCAAAGCAAGAACGATTCAAATTCTTACCGAGGATGCACTTATTGAAGCAGACATTTTGAATAGGGAAATCAAAATCACTCGTATGATGAAAGAGAATACGAGTGAGTGTTCTGTAACCATTACTGAACTTATACAGGTCGACGATACGATTCAGCCACTAAGTGTTGAATTATTGGATTTTATAACCTGTATTCAGTCTGATACAGAGCCGACTGTTTCAGGAGAAGATGGAATGAAAACCTTGGTGGTCACTAATCAAATTAGTGATGCCATCAGCAGAGATAAATCTTAA
- a CDS encoding glycosyltransferase, with protein MINVLFIAEDTSQMIHKNFYYLEQELAKSVNLTVWRKPGHIDYILKQLPNQPDFILLLNDIDRQMAPTIKGLSTVRIPTGLFVNDVHRLTNLRRNFIAKHKIDYLFTIVRDKCAETYPEFKNKMEWFPHFVNTELCKDYGLEKEIDLLMMGAVNDDYYPLRRKIVESYEGNEEFVYHNHPGYRRFDAGEESRHFIDELYAREINRAKIFFTSPSILNYPVIKYFEVLACRTLLLAPTFKELEDLGFIPGVHFVPINENNFKEKAAYYLKNETERESIADQGYEFIRQRHSLTVRTQQLVTRLEEILHH; from the coding sequence GTGATAAATGTCTTGTTTATCGCAGAAGACACCTCACAAATGATACACAAGAACTTTTACTATTTAGAACAGGAACTTGCTAAGTCAGTAAACTTAACGGTGTGGAGAAAACCTGGCCATATCGACTACATTTTGAAACAGCTGCCTAATCAGCCGGATTTTATCTTGCTGTTAAATGATATCGACCGACAAATGGCCCCAACCATTAAAGGACTTTCTACTGTACGTATTCCAACAGGACTGTTTGTAAATGACGTTCACCGGCTTACAAATCTCAGGCGGAACTTTATAGCAAAACATAAGATTGATTATCTCTTTACGATCGTGCGAGACAAATGTGCGGAGACCTACCCAGAATTCAAAAATAAAATGGAATGGTTTCCTCATTTCGTTAATACAGAATTATGTAAGGACTATGGGTTAGAAAAAGAGATCGACCTATTAATGATGGGGGCAGTAAATGACGATTATTATCCCTTAAGGAGAAAAATAGTCGAGTCGTATGAAGGAAACGAGGAGTTCGTCTATCACAACCATCCAGGTTATCGACGTTTCGATGCAGGGGAGGAAAGCCGCCATTTTATTGACGAATTGTATGCACGGGAAATCAACCGGGCAAAAATTTTCTTCACAAGTCCCTCTATTCTTAATTATCCGGTCATAAAATATTTCGAGGTGCTGGCCTGTAGAACTTTGTTACTGGCACCGACCTTTAAAGAGTTAGAGGACCTTGGCTTTATTCCAGGGGTCCATTTTGTACCAATCAATGAAAACAACTTTAAGGAAAAGGCGGCCTATTATTTAAAGAATGAAACAGAACGGGAATCTATAGCTGACCAGGGATATGAATTTATCCGGCAAAGGCATTCCCTAACAGTACGTACTCAACAGCTCGTTACCCGGTTAGAAGAAATTCTTCATCACTAA
- a CDS encoding glycosyltransferase, with the protein MVVAYHPFLDARIFKKEAKSLQKKGYHVTMIVPRKGGHLFDIDGTPFTNRFRNKVFTHDGIRIVTYNWETCRDQLSKVLSDESVWERQGFTNQLTQLAIQQNADIYHTHEYLSLFAGVGIKRLMRKRKGKDVKLIYDSHELTPDPLSPRYTEQHRNELKQKLLIMLDEVDYVITVSDSIKSWYLSHKPGLPVEVIYNSPPLANNYLPKEYNSTGLTMGYEGNIDDKKGMKEKMIGIVELCSKKIDFQFKIMGGSRFDNPFDIPKHLQKNLSLTGWVDYLDIPKYMKDVDIGWVDLENVENSLNFNYAMPNKFFSYLNNGIPVLVNKCHDMEAFIKKHQCGYVVDKTNVTPQDYANAVLELNKNKNALKQMSQNGRKVMENLYSWEKMEERLCNIYQQL; encoded by the coding sequence ATGGTTGTTGCCTATCATCCATTTCTAGATGCGAGAATTTTCAAGAAGGAAGCTAAAAGCTTACAGAAGAAGGGGTACCATGTCACAATGATTGTTCCGAGAAAGGGTGGACATCTATTCGACATCGATGGTACCCCTTTTACAAATCGGTTCAGGAATAAGGTATTTACCCATGATGGAATAAGAATAGTCACATACAACTGGGAAACTTGCAGAGATCAATTAAGCAAAGTATTAAGTGATGAAAGTGTTTGGGAGAGACAGGGGTTTACCAATCAATTAACACAGCTCGCTATTCAACAAAACGCAGATATTTATCATACACATGAGTATCTTTCGCTTTTTGCTGGTGTAGGTATAAAACGATTAATGAGGAAAAGGAAAGGCAAAGATGTAAAGTTAATTTATGATAGCCATGAATTGACTCCCGACCCATTGAGTCCGAGATATACAGAACAACATAGAAACGAGTTGAAACAGAAACTTCTTATCATGCTTGATGAGGTTGATTATGTGATTACTGTTTCAGATTCCATTAAATCTTGGTATCTGTCTCACAAACCCGGACTGCCAGTGGAAGTGATCTATAACTCACCTCCTCTCGCTAACAATTATCTGCCTAAAGAATATAACTCTACTGGATTAACGATGGGCTATGAAGGAAACATCGATGATAAAAAAGGCATGAAAGAAAAGATGATAGGGATCGTAGAGTTATGCTCGAAGAAGATAGACTTTCAATTTAAGATTATGGGAGGAAGCCGGTTTGATAATCCCTTTGATATCCCCAAGCATCTTCAAAAGAACCTCTCGTTAACCGGATGGGTGGATTACCTTGATATTCCTAAGTATATGAAAGATGTTGATATTGGCTGGGTTGATTTGGAGAATGTAGAAAACTCGCTTAATTTCAACTATGCCATGCCGAATAAGTTCTTTAGTTATTTAAACAATGGCATTCCAGTATTAGTGAATAAATGCCATGATATGGAGGCTTTTATAAAGAAACATCAATGTGGGTATGTCGTTGATAAAACGAATGTCACCCCACAAGATTATGCAAACGCAGTGCTGGAACTTAATAAAAACAAAAACGCTTTGAAGCAGATGAGCCAGAATGGGCGCAAGGTAATGGAAAACTTGTACTCATGGGAAAAGATGGAGGAACGGCTATGTAACATTTATCAGCAACTTTAA